The Methylomarinum vadi genome has a window encoding:
- a CDS encoding class I SAM-dependent methyltransferase, with product MNKEKIPVERFHWNTPAYADAFETLLKCSQERLPVYGKLEAIFSNYPGDSKAIDWGAGSGDLTSLLLQHFKHVYAVEPNPTMCDLISARCPGATVFRSSLIDLIPEERFDIGIISHVLYHIPDYKWGTYIMHAARFLSEQGTLIVTLKNSDSDCNKMLEHFGAASFDLYASLETTIRRHKAFDFTFSRVPGGIETQSFEDTLAIARFMFCDRDSDAFSTEPTEADFRAYVRDHFWDEITASGGWPYDVVFCLIKRNPLFGS from the coding sequence ATGAATAAAGAAAAAATCCCCGTTGAACGCTTCCATTGGAATACACCGGCTTATGCCGATGCCTTCGAAACCTTGTTAAAGTGCTCACAAGAGCGGCTGCCCGTTTACGGTAAGCTGGAGGCCATATTTTCCAATTATCCGGGCGACTCGAAAGCGATAGATTGGGGCGCCGGCAGCGGTGATTTGACTTCCTTACTATTGCAGCATTTCAAGCATGTCTATGCCGTTGAGCCAAACCCGACAATGTGCGATTTGATATCGGCCCGCTGTCCCGGCGCGACGGTGTTTAGGTCGTCATTGATCGACCTGATTCCGGAAGAAAGGTTCGATATCGGAATCATTAGCCATGTTCTTTACCATATTCCTGATTATAAATGGGGGACTTACATCATGCATGCCGCCCGTTTTTTAAGCGAGCAAGGCACTTTAATCGTCACCCTGAAAAATTCCGACTCCGATTGTAACAAGATGCTGGAGCATTTCGGCGCGGCGAGCTTTGATTTGTATGCCAGCCTCGAGACGACGATACGACGCCATAAGGCTTTTGATTTCACTTTTTCCAGGGTGCCGGGAGGCATCGAAACCCAATCGTTCGAAGATACGCTGGCGATCGCCCGTTTCATGTTCTGCGATCGCGATTCCGATGCCTTCTCTACCGAACCGACGGAAGCGGATTTCAGGGCTTATGTTCGAGACCATTTCTGGGATGAAATAACAGCCAGCGGCGGATGGCCCTATGACGTCGTGTTTTGCCTGATCAAACGGAATCCATTATTCGGCTCATGA
- a CDS encoding ATP-binding protein yields the protein MKTIALNAAIAAVYFLLGALCLQLIVPFSKVGSIWPPAGIALAVTLIYGKRVLPATFIGNTLVNAFTFGFSWQSMPTYATIGLGAMAGTWIGSDLIRRYVGFPNDWLKERDILVSLLCCAPVGCLVSASIGVSTIALQGYVSLDEATINWFCWWVGDLIGIMTFTPMTLALLQKHKPIWHKRRYSLIIPLAITFSFIVLFFYYVLQQEKKMQQQHFASTVTLFARTLEQQIETHLQLAKAIRDIYSYRPQDEELRRYLRNHTSTLTGVKSIEWITQPQTNNLSPEYALWLKKVQNPSQFEHTSDYNIYCYIEQNHIILSAPLFDEKKQFSGIVNYQLSLEELIENIVNQVADTPITLKITSAASNKTLFTNLVNQEYSFAKTIPLFIFPTDGDNWIFHFYQQPSLSNSSVHWAIWWVLTAGFLFTSLLSLGILMMTGRYNRIEAIVKDRTAELSHAKEMAENANHAKDQFLSNVSHELRAPLNGVLGFSELLKIDPLLNEEQRNKLDIINNCGNQLLQLIDDMLDFSRIEAGKIVISPQHFDLKQLLWNIQKLYALRFNQKKLYFRLNIDNLDPPLFGDEKRIRQILINLIDNALKFTDSGGVTVTASYADAILKLSVADTGRGIPADKQRDIFQPFTQINDNEFSHEGIGLGLSITARLVELMKGHIDIHSETNQGTEFIVELPLPRTANEQALLAAKPTATNAPSISILVVEDNDINQLLIMNMLESMNCKVTSALNGEEALLHLRRDHFHLALIDLNMPVMNGFSLIKAIQSDKNIAHLKTVAISAYADKNTIKKAFAAGFDDYLTKPINEQDLRNIIQSIAQSPQPSAEN from the coding sequence ATGAAAACGATCGCTTTGAATGCGGCCATCGCTGCCGTTTACTTCCTATTAGGCGCATTATGTCTGCAATTAATAGTGCCCTTCAGCAAGGTGGGCTCTATTTGGCCGCCCGCCGGCATCGCCTTGGCCGTAACGTTAATCTACGGCAAGCGCGTGTTACCCGCTACGTTTATCGGCAACACCCTGGTCAATGCTTTTACCTTCGGTTTTTCCTGGCAAAGTATGCCGACTTACGCCACGATCGGTCTGGGAGCCATGGCCGGAACCTGGATTGGAAGTGACTTGATCCGGCGGTATGTCGGCTTCCCGAACGACTGGCTCAAAGAGCGCGACATTCTCGTCTCCTTGCTTTGCTGCGCACCTGTCGGATGTCTTGTTTCCGCCAGCATAGGCGTCTCAACCATTGCACTGCAAGGCTATGTTTCACTGGATGAAGCTACGATTAATTGGTTTTGCTGGTGGGTTGGCGATCTCATCGGCATCATGACTTTCACCCCGATGACGCTGGCTTTGCTGCAAAAACACAAGCCGATTTGGCATAAACGCCGCTATTCTTTAATCATCCCGCTTGCCATCACATTCTCCTTTATCGTCCTATTTTTTTACTATGTACTGCAGCAAGAAAAAAAAATGCAGCAACAGCATTTCGCCAGCACCGTCACGCTTTTTGCGCGCACACTGGAACAACAGATCGAAACCCATCTGCAGCTAGCAAAGGCCATTCGCGATATTTATTCTTACAGACCGCAAGACGAAGAACTGAGGCGCTACCTTCGCAATCATACTTCCACATTAACGGGCGTTAAATCGATCGAATGGATCACCCAGCCTCAGACGAATAATCTATCGCCAGAATATGCGCTTTGGTTAAAGAAGGTCCAAAACCCGTCTCAGTTTGAACATACCTCCGATTACAATATTTACTGTTACATCGAACAAAACCATATTATTTTGTCCGCCCCGTTGTTCGACGAGAAAAAGCAATTTTCGGGGATTGTTAATTACCAATTATCCCTCGAAGAATTGATCGAAAACATCGTAAATCAAGTCGCCGACACTCCGATCACGCTGAAAATCACAAGCGCGGCTTCAAATAAAACCCTTTTTACAAACCTGGTTAACCAGGAATATTCTTTTGCTAAAACCATCCCATTATTCATTTTCCCAACGGACGGCGATAATTGGATTTTCCATTTTTATCAACAACCTTCGTTGAGCAACTCATCGGTACATTGGGCTATCTGGTGGGTACTGACCGCTGGCTTTTTGTTTACCAGCCTGTTAAGCCTCGGGATTTTAATGATGACCGGTCGCTATAACCGCATTGAGGCTATCGTCAAAGATCGAACCGCAGAGCTGTCACATGCCAAGGAAATGGCGGAAAACGCCAATCACGCCAAAGACCAGTTTTTATCAAATGTCAGCCATGAACTCAGAGCACCGCTCAATGGAGTCCTGGGCTTTTCCGAATTGTTAAAGATAGATCCTCTCCTTAACGAAGAACAGCGGAACAAACTGGATATCATCAATAACTGCGGCAACCAATTGCTGCAACTGATCGATGATATGTTGGATTTTTCCAGGATCGAGGCCGGCAAAATTGTCATCTCTCCGCAACATTTCGATCTCAAGCAATTGCTATGGAATATCCAGAAACTCTATGCACTCCGCTTCAATCAAAAAAAACTGTATTTTCGATTGAATATCGACAACCTGGATCCTCCTTTGTTTGGCGATGAGAAACGCATACGCCAAATTCTTATTAATCTGATCGACAACGCCCTAAAATTCACCGATTCCGGTGGCGTGACGGTGACCGCGAGTTACGCCGACGCCATACTTAAATTATCTGTTGCCGATACCGGCCGGGGCATCCCGGCGGATAAGCAACGGGATATCTTTCAACCATTTACCCAAATCAACGACAACGAATTTAGCCATGAAGGGATTGGCTTAGGCTTGAGCATCACCGCAAGGCTGGTAGAGTTGATGAAAGGTCATATCGACATTCATAGTGAAACCAACCAAGGTACGGAATTTATCGTCGAATTACCCTTACCCCGTACGGCTAACGAACAAGCCCTCCTCGCTGCCAAACCGACAGCGACAAACGCTCCCTCGATCAGCATACTGGTCGTCGAAGATAACGATATCAACCAATTGTTGATCATGAATATGCTCGAATCGATGAATTGTAAGGTGACTTCGGCCCTGAATGGCGAGGAAGCCCTGCTGCATTTAAGGCGTGATCATTTCCACTTAGCCCTCATTGACCTCAATATGCCAGTAATGAATGGCTTCTCTCTCATTAAAGCCATTCAATCTGATAAGAACATCGCCCATCTAAAAACGGTCGCTATCAGTGCTTATGCCGATAAAAATACTATCAAGAAAGCATTTGCCGCAGGCTTCGACGATTACCTGACCAAACCGATCAATGAACAGGATTTGAGAAATATCATTCAGTCAATCGCCCAGTCCCCTCAGCCTTCAGCCGAAAATTAA
- a CDS encoding YqaA family protein: MIRENVLKTLTGILIIVVMMAVLSFWFEHEMTMMTNWVVDRIGFAGLCLILLVTDTFVTPFLPDILLVVIAKSSLAERWLYYVFILGVVSVVAGILGWSIGRWLGRFHFIQRLYGKIGKEQRGFVNKYGFWAVVIGATTPLPYSVTCWTAGAMGLHWTKVLAASVLFRIPRIIVYYILIESTGHMFV; the protein is encoded by the coding sequence ATGATCAGGGAGAATGTGCTCAAGACATTGACCGGCATACTGATTATCGTCGTCATGATGGCCGTGTTGAGTTTTTGGTTCGAGCATGAAATGACCATGATGACGAACTGGGTGGTAGACCGCATCGGCTTTGCCGGTCTCTGCCTGATATTGCTGGTAACCGACACATTCGTCACACCTTTTTTGCCGGATATTCTGCTGGTCGTGATAGCCAAGAGTTCGCTTGCCGAACGCTGGCTATATTATGTTTTCATTCTGGGCGTGGTATCCGTCGTTGCCGGCATACTGGGTTGGAGCATTGGCCGCTGGCTAGGCCGGTTCCATTTTATTCAACGTCTCTATGGAAAAATCGGCAAAGAGCAACGCGGTTTCGTGAACAAATACGGATTCTGGGCCGTCGTCATCGGCGCCACCACACCACTGCCTTATTCGGTCACCTGCTGGACTGCCGGCGCCATGGGGCTGCATTGGACTAAAGTGCTGGCGGCTTCGGTGTTATTCCGGATTCCACGCATCATCGTTTATTACATCTTAATCGAATCGACCGGGCACATGTTCGTTTGA
- a CDS encoding xanthine dehydrogenase family protein molybdopterin-binding subunit → MKKTETYTGLPLDAVESDESFSIVNVSRRSFLKDLALSGFVLAAGFPTLLRADETKPPAEAKKYGADAMPHGWVDDPLVFVAIDEYNGVTIMCHRSEMGQGIRTSLPMVVADELDANWWHVKVEQAPGDEEKYGNQDTDGSRSMRHFFMPMRRVGAAARQMLETAAASQWQVPVQEVKAELHHIVHPATGRSLSYGDLAAAAAKLPVPARETLKLKKPEEFRYIGKGNLGLYDGRDMVSGRGQYGIDTRFDNMLYAVVERPSVLGGKVLRYDAGEALKVPGVVKVVELPSSPLPADYHPLGGVAVIARNTWAAIQGRKKLKIEWDNGPHGSYDSKAYKAELETAARRPGKVVRDNGAVDTALQKAEKRIVAEYYIPHLAQAPMEPPAATARIDKGHCQVWACTQAPQLARERVAKWLKLPEKNVTLNVTLLGGGFGRKSMPDYVIEAALLSKAMNGRAVKVAWTREDDLRHSYFHTVSVEHLEAGLDAQGKTTAWLHRTVAPSISATFAAGSKHQMPAELGMGVINVPFAIPNLRIENPEAEAHTRIGWFRSVSNIPRAFAIQSFVAELAAAAGRDHKDYLLELIGPPRRIDPRSLNDSWNQGESPEIYPVDTGRLRRVVETVTAEAGWGRSLPQGQGLGLAAHYSFVTYVAVVVHAAVDEQGILTVPRVDIAVDCGPQVNPERIRSQLEGACIMGMTLALHGEITFKDGAVIQDNFHTYPLVRLDEAPRDIRVHLLPTEDFDAPLGGIGEPGVPPTAPALCNAIFAATGQRIRTLPIGEQLRKD, encoded by the coding sequence ATGAAAAAAACGGAAACTTACACCGGTTTGCCGCTCGATGCCGTGGAGTCGGATGAGTCTTTCAGCATCGTCAACGTCAGCCGCCGCAGTTTTTTAAAAGACCTGGCGCTCTCCGGTTTCGTCTTGGCAGCCGGTTTCCCGACCCTGCTTCGCGCCGACGAAACCAAGCCACCTGCCGAGGCCAAAAAATATGGCGCCGATGCGATGCCGCACGGCTGGGTCGACGATCCGCTGGTCTTCGTCGCCATCGATGAATACAACGGCGTCACGATTATGTGTCATCGTTCGGAAATGGGGCAAGGGATACGCACCAGTCTGCCGATGGTCGTGGCCGACGAACTCGACGCCAACTGGTGGCATGTCAAGGTCGAACAAGCGCCCGGAGACGAGGAGAAATACGGCAACCAGGACACCGACGGCTCGCGCAGCATGCGGCACTTTTTCATGCCGATGCGGCGGGTCGGCGCGGCCGCCCGGCAAATGCTGGAAACGGCGGCCGCCTCGCAATGGCAGGTGCCCGTGCAGGAAGTCAAAGCCGAATTGCACCACATCGTGCATCCCGCGACCGGCAGAAGCTTGAGCTACGGCGATCTCGCCGCCGCGGCGGCGAAGTTGCCGGTGCCGGCCCGCGAAACGCTGAAACTGAAAAAACCGGAGGAATTTCGTTATATCGGCAAGGGCAACTTGGGACTCTACGACGGTCGGGATATGGTGTCCGGTCGCGGCCAATACGGCATCGATACCCGTTTCGACAACATGCTGTATGCGGTGGTAGAACGTCCGTCGGTGTTGGGCGGAAAAGTGCTGCGTTACGATGCCGGGGAGGCACTGAAAGTGCCGGGCGTCGTAAAAGTCGTCGAGCTCCCCAGTAGTCCGTTGCCGGCAGACTACCACCCTTTGGGCGGCGTTGCGGTCATTGCCCGCAATACCTGGGCGGCGATTCAAGGGCGCAAGAAACTGAAAATCGAATGGGACAACGGTCCGCATGGGAGTTACGATTCCAAAGCTTACAAGGCCGAGCTCGAGACGGCCGCCCGCCGGCCCGGCAAGGTCGTGCGCGATAATGGCGCTGTCGATACGGCGTTGCAGAAGGCGGAGAAGCGCATCGTGGCCGAATATTATATACCGCATCTGGCGCAGGCGCCGATGGAGCCGCCGGCCGCGACGGCGCGCATCGATAAGGGGCATTGCCAGGTTTGGGCTTGTACCCAGGCGCCGCAGTTAGCCAGGGAACGCGTCGCCAAATGGTTGAAACTGCCCGAGAAAAACGTGACCCTAAACGTCACGTTGCTAGGCGGAGGCTTCGGGCGCAAGTCCATGCCGGATTACGTCATCGAGGCGGCACTGTTGTCCAAGGCCATGAATGGCAGGGCGGTCAAGGTGGCCTGGACGCGCGAGGACGACTTACGTCATTCCTACTTCCATACCGTCTCGGTGGAGCACCTGGAAGCCGGGCTGGATGCACAGGGAAAAACGACAGCGTGGCTGCATAGGACCGTCGCACCCAGCATTTCCGCAACTTTTGCGGCCGGTAGCAAGCATCAAATGCCGGCGGAATTGGGTATGGGCGTGATCAACGTGCCGTTTGCGATTCCCAATCTGCGTATCGAAAATCCGGAAGCCGAAGCTCATACCCGTATCGGCTGGTTTCGCTCGGTTTCCAATATCCCGCGTGCCTTCGCGATACAGTCTTTCGTCGCCGAATTGGCGGCCGCGGCCGGCCGCGACCACAAAGACTATTTACTGGAGTTGATCGGTCCGCCTCGGCGTATCGATCCGCGCAGCCTGAACGACAGTTGGAATCAGGGCGAATCGCCGGAGATTTATCCGGTCGATACCGGCCGCTTGCGCCGGGTAGTCGAAACGGTGACGGCCGAAGCCGGCTGGGGGCGCAGCCTGCCGCAAGGACAAGGCTTGGGCCTGGCGGCGCATTACAGCTTCGTGACCTATGTCGCGGTGGTGGTGCATGCGGCGGTGGACGAACAAGGCATCCTGACGGTTCCGCGCGTCGACATCGCCGTCGATTGCGGTCCGCAAGTCAATCCGGAACGCATCCGTTCGCAACTGGAAGGCGCCTGCATCATGGGGATGACGTTGGCGCTGCATGGCGAAATCACCTTCAAGGACGGCGCGGTGATACAGGACAATTTCCATACCTATCCATTAGTCAGGCTCGACGAAGCACCGCGCGACATCCGCGTTCATCTCTTGCCAACAGAGGATTTCGATGCGCCTCTCGGCGGTATTGGCGAGCCGGGCGTGCCGCCGACCGCGCCGGCATTATGCAACGCGATTTTCGCCGCCACCGGCCAGCGTATTAGAACGCTGCCGATCGGGGAGCAATTGAGAAAGGATTAG
- a CDS encoding (2Fe-2S)-binding protein, translated as MTTLTINGSRRQIDLPSDTPLLWVLRDTLGLTGTKFGCGISMCGACTVHADGEPVRSCVTPISAVAGKQIVTIEAIGQDETGRQVQEAWLSVNVPQCGYCQPGQIMSATALLKQNPSPSDADIDKAMSGNLCRCGTYPRIRAAIKQVAGAQEVES; from the coding sequence ATGACCACTCTCACCATTAACGGCTCGCGCCGCCAGATCGATTTGCCGTCGGATACCCCTTTGCTCTGGGTTTTGCGCGATACGCTGGGCCTGACCGGCACCAAATTCGGTTGCGGCATATCGATGTGCGGGGCTTGTACCGTGCATGCCGACGGGGAACCCGTCCGGTCCTGCGTGACGCCGATCTCCGCCGTCGCCGGCAAGCAAATCGTCACGATAGAAGCGATAGGGCAGGATGAAACCGGTCGTCAAGTACAGGAAGCCTGGCTTAGCGTCAACGTGCCGCAGTGCGGTTATTGCCAGCCCGGCCAGATCATGTCGGCGACCGCTTTGCTCAAACAAAATCCGTCGCCCAGCGATGCCGACATCGACAAGGCCATGAGCGGCAATTTGTGCCGATGCGGGACTTACCCGCGTATCCGCGCCGCAATCAAACAGGTCGCCGGGGCTCAGGAGGTCGAATCATGA
- a CDS encoding nucleoside deaminase translates to MTDQFMKAAIEEAETGLREGGIPIGSVLVHQGKIIGRGHNRRVQKGSVVLHGEMDALENAGRQPASVYRECTLYTTLSPCSMCTGAILLYGIPKVVIGENQTFKGEEDLLRSNGVAVEVLQEPSCIDLMKRFIEASSELWNEDIGA, encoded by the coding sequence ATGACGGATCAATTCATGAAGGCAGCTATCGAGGAAGCGGAAACGGGTTTACGAGAGGGAGGTATCCCGATCGGCTCAGTTCTTGTCCACCAGGGGAAGATTATCGGTCGCGGCCATAATCGGCGCGTGCAAAAAGGTAGCGTCGTTCTGCACGGGGAAATGGACGCGCTGGAAAACGCCGGCCGGCAACCTGCAAGCGTCTATCGGGAATGCACCTTATACACCACGCTATCTCCCTGTTCCATGTGCACCGGCGCCATCCTGCTATACGGGATTCCCAAAGTGGTCATCGGCGAAAATCAAACTTTTAAGGGCGAAGAGGATCTCCTTAGATCGAATGGGGTCGCCGTCGAGGTGCTGCAAGAGCCTTCCTGCATCGACCTGATGAAGCGCTTTATCGAGGCGTCTTCCGAGTTATGGAACGAAGATATCGGAGCGTAA
- a CDS encoding Crp/Fnr family transcriptional regulator yields the protein MLKNYHLWQTYFPQFAACPDKSVKSLMESAMLVDIPDGEKLFYPGKHCSNYLLLLEGAVKAQLLAENGREIVLYYVRPGDSCVLTTSCLLGEDNYPAEGVSEGPVKAFVISAQAFHRCLDHSAFFREFVFRNFSARLSNVIGRMETVLFAGIEQRLADTLLAAGSEIVQKTHQELAAELGSAREEVSRHLKRFESYGWVKLGRGTVEIVDRPALSRLAKQP from the coding sequence ATGCTGAAAAATTACCACCTCTGGCAAACCTATTTTCCCCAGTTCGCCGCTTGCCCGGATAAGAGCGTTAAAAGCTTGATGGAATCGGCCATGCTGGTCGATATTCCGGATGGCGAAAAGCTGTTTTATCCCGGAAAACATTGCAGCAATTATCTGCTGTTATTGGAGGGAGCGGTCAAGGCGCAATTGCTCGCCGAAAACGGCCGGGAAATCGTATTGTACTATGTTCGACCCGGCGATTCCTGCGTGTTGACGACTTCCTGCCTGTTGGGCGAAGACAATTATCCGGCCGAAGGCGTTAGCGAAGGCCCGGTGAAGGCGTTTGTCATTTCCGCCCAGGCATTTCATCGTTGCCTGGATCATTCCGCTTTTTTCCGCGAATTCGTGTTCCGTAATTTTTCCGCACGCTTGTCCAATGTCATCGGTCGAATGGAGACCGTGCTGTTTGCCGGGATCGAGCAGCGTCTGGCCGATACATTGCTCGCTGCCGGAAGCGAAATCGTGCAAAAAACGCATCAGGAATTAGCGGCGGAGTTAGGGTCGGCACGCGAGGAGGTTTCCCGCCATTTGAAGCGCTTCGAAAGTTACGGCTGGGTCAAACTGGGTAGGGGAACGGTGGAGATCGTCGACAGGCCGGCATTGAGTCGCTTGGCCAAACAGCCGTAA
- a CDS encoding succinylglutamate desuccinylase/aspartoacylase family protein, with the protein MPGELVINQQTIKAGNRVIIDLPLPPLYGLTPMTMPVHVIRGRKTGPRLFVSAAIHGDELNGVEIVRRLLKQPALKRLRGTLIAIPMVNVYGVVHHSRYLPDRRDLNRSFPGSAKGSLAARLADLFMHEIVAQCSHGIDLHTGAIHRSNLPQIRANLDDAETLALAQAFNVPVLLNANLRDGSLRESAAEQGIPMLLYEGGEALRFDEVCIRAGLRGILHVMGHLGMIAARRKQRKAIKEPYVAKSSNWVRAPASGIFRTIKPLGGHVDAQEILGMISDPTSNTETEVISPHTGLIIGRTEIPLVYEGEALYHIARFEDHEGIAEQVETFQDNILPTNGNEEEAVIT; encoded by the coding sequence ATGCCGGGCGAACTGGTTATTAATCAGCAAACAATCAAGGCCGGCAACAGGGTAATCATCGATTTGCCGCTCCCCCCTTTGTATGGGTTGACGCCGATGACCATGCCGGTACATGTCATCCGCGGAAGAAAGACTGGCCCACGCTTGTTTGTCAGCGCCGCCATCCACGGCGATGAACTGAACGGCGTGGAAATCGTACGCCGGCTATTGAAACAACCGGCACTGAAACGTTTGCGCGGCACCTTGATCGCCATTCCGATGGTCAATGTCTACGGGGTCGTTCATCATTCCCGCTATTTACCCGATCGCCGCGATTTGAATCGATCCTTTCCCGGTTCGGCCAAGGGCTCCCTGGCGGCACGGCTGGCCGACCTGTTCATGCATGAAATTGTCGCGCAATGCAGCCACGGCATAGACTTGCATACCGGGGCCATACACCGCAGCAATTTGCCGCAAATTCGCGCCAACCTGGACGATGCGGAAACGCTGGCCTTGGCGCAGGCCTTCAATGTACCTGTATTGCTCAATGCCAATCTGCGCGACGGGTCGCTGCGGGAATCGGCCGCCGAGCAAGGCATTCCGATGCTGCTTTATGAAGGCGGGGAAGCGTTGCGTTTCGATGAAGTCTGCATCCGCGCCGGCCTGCGGGGTATTCTCCATGTCATGGGGCATCTGGGTATGATCGCGGCGAGGAGAAAACAGCGCAAAGCCATCAAGGAACCGTATGTCGCTAAATCCAGTAACTGGGTCAGGGCGCCGGCGAGCGGTATCTTTCGCACTATCAAGCCCTTAGGCGGACACGTTGACGCGCAAGAAATACTGGGGATGATCAGCGACCCGACCAGCAATACCGAAACCGAAGTCATCTCGCCGCATACCGGGCTGATCATCGGCCGTACCGAGATCCCCCTAGTTTATGAGGGCGAGGCGCTTTATCACATTGCCAGATTCGAGGACCATGAAGGCATCGCAGAGCAGGTGGAAACCTTTCAGGACAACATCCTGCCCACCAACGGCAACGAAGAAGAAGCTGTCATCACTTAA
- the rimK gene encoding 30S ribosomal protein S6--L-glutamate ligase, which translates to MKIAILSRNPKLYSTSRLVEAAEKRGHEVRVLDVLRCYMNITSLNPTIHYRGEELSGFDAVIPRIGASVTFYGTAVLRQFEMMNVFPLNESVAITRSRDKLRSTQLLARKGIGLPVTGFANNPDDIEDLISEVGGAPLVIKLLEGTQGIGVVLAETHKAAESVIQAFMGLNANIMVQEFIKEAGGSDIRCFVVDGKVVAAMKRQGAEGEFRSNLHRGGTASLVRLTPEERSTAVRAANIMGLNVCGVDMLRSNHGPVVMEVNSSPGLKGIEDASGKDIAELIIKFIEKKITALNTGSQQHSRTRTRGKG; encoded by the coding sequence ATGAAAATTGCAATTTTATCCCGCAACCCAAAGCTGTATTCGACTTCCCGGTTAGTGGAAGCGGCGGAAAAACGGGGACATGAAGTCAGGGTGCTGGATGTGTTGCGCTGTTATATGAACATCACCTCGTTGAACCCGACCATTCATTATCGCGGAGAGGAATTAAGCGGTTTCGATGCCGTCATTCCCAGGATCGGGGCGTCGGTAACATTTTACGGTACGGCGGTATTGCGGCAATTCGAGATGATGAACGTATTTCCGTTGAACGAATCGGTCGCCATTACTCGCTCCCGCGACAAGTTGCGATCCACCCAGTTGTTGGCGCGCAAAGGCATCGGGCTGCCAGTTACCGGTTTCGCCAACAATCCGGACGATATCGAAGACCTGATATCGGAAGTCGGCGGTGCGCCACTGGTCATCAAACTGTTGGAAGGCACGCAGGGGATCGGCGTGGTGCTGGCCGAAACGCATAAGGCGGCGGAGAGCGTCATTCAGGCTTTCATGGGATTGAATGCCAACATCATGGTACAGGAGTTCATTAAGGAAGCCGGCGGCAGCGATATCCGCTGTTTCGTCGTAGACGGCAAGGTCGTGGCCGCGATGAAACGGCAAGGCGCCGAAGGCGAATTCCGCTCCAACCTGCACCGCGGCGGCACGGCGTCTTTAGTCAGACTGACTCCGGAAGAACGCTCCACTGCGGTGAGGGCGGCTAATATCATGGGATTGAACGTGTGCGGCGTCGATATGTTGCGCTCCAATCACGGTCCGGTGGTCATGGAAGTCAACTCCTCTCCCGGTTTGAAAGGCATAGAGGATGCCAGCGGCAAGGACATCGCGGAACTGATCATCAAATTCATCGAGAAAAAAATTACCGCCCTGAATACCGGATCGCAACAGCATTCCCGGACCCGGACCCGCGGCAAGGGCTGA
- a CDS encoding ATP-dependent zinc protease family protein has product MSTQLPVLGWREWLALPELNLPPIKVKIDTGARTSALHAFFVDPFRRGKQQWVRFGIHPHPHDSELAIECEAMVKDRRVITDSGGHKQRRYVIETAMIIGPEMFSAELTLTNRDTMKFRMLLGRTAMNGRFIVNPAKSYVQGEPAVADQQDY; this is encoded by the coding sequence ATGTCAACTCAACTCCCTGTGCTTGGCTGGCGAGAATGGCTCGCGTTGCCGGAATTAAATCTGCCGCCAATCAAGGTAAAAATCGATACCGGTGCCCGCACCTCCGCATTGCATGCTTTTTTTGTCGATCCTTTCAGACGCGGTAAGCAGCAATGGGTTCGTTTTGGGATTCACCCGCATCCTCACGACAGCGAACTGGCCATTGAATGCGAGGCCATGGTGAAAGATCGCCGGGTCATTACCGATTCAGGCGGCCATAAACAGCGCCGCTATGTCATCGAAACAGCGATGATCATTGGTCCAGAAATGTTTTCGGCGGAGCTAACGCTAACCAACCGTGATACCATGAAGTTTCGTATGCTGTTGGGTCGAACGGCGATGAACGGCCGCTTTATTGTCAACCCGGCTAAATCGTATGTTCAAGGAGAACCGGCCGTCGCCGATCAACAAGATTATTAA